A stretch of the Arthrobacter sp. PAMC 25486 genome encodes the following:
- a CDS encoding ABC transporter permease has product MSTSTAAVRSPRKIGAPVRWLLGKIGGGIFVLWAVATAIFFGIRMIPGDPAQAIMGGPGSQASAEALAAARTEYGLDQPLYLQYFGQLRRLATGDLGTSYSLKTPVADVLGELLPPTLILAGLALLVAWAMALGLGILSTRSGVLGSAVASGLEIVSAAVPHFWLASVLIMVFSTMLGWLPPVSTNTPAGLVLPVITLALPLAGFLGQVMRDTMETAQRSAFALSARARGESEVGVLLRHSLRHAALPGIALSGWALGSLLSGAVVVESIFARPGLGRTLLSAVTARDIPLVTGVALVSAAAYVVIMAFSDLAERLVDPRIGTP; this is encoded by the coding sequence ATGAGCACATCCACAGCCGCCGTCCGGTCGCCCCGCAAGATCGGGGCGCCCGTGCGCTGGCTGCTGGGAAAAATCGGCGGCGGCATCTTTGTGCTGTGGGCGGTTGCCACGGCCATCTTCTTTGGCATCCGGATGATTCCCGGGGACCCGGCGCAGGCCATCATGGGCGGCCCGGGCTCCCAGGCGTCGGCCGAGGCCCTGGCCGCGGCCCGCACCGAGTACGGCCTGGACCAGCCACTGTACCTGCAGTACTTTGGGCAGCTGCGCAGGCTGGCCACCGGCGACCTGGGCACCTCGTACTCACTGAAAACCCCCGTGGCCGACGTGCTCGGCGAGCTGCTTCCGCCAACACTGATCCTGGCCGGGCTTGCACTACTGGTGGCCTGGGCCATGGCGCTGGGCCTGGGCATCCTGTCCACCCGCAGCGGCGTCCTCGGTTCCGCGGTGGCTTCCGGGTTGGAAATCGTCTCGGCCGCCGTGCCGCACTTTTGGCTGGCCAGCGTGCTGATCATGGTCTTTTCCACCATGCTGGGCTGGCTCCCACCGGTGAGCACGAATACCCCGGCCGGCCTGGTGCTGCCGGTCATCACCCTGGCCCTCCCGCTGGCCGGGTTCTTGGGCCAGGTCATGCGCGACACCATGGAGACGGCCCAGCGTTCCGCTTTTGCCCTCTCGGCCCGCGCCCGCGGCGAATCGGAGGTCGGCGTCCTGCTGCGCCATTCGCTGCGGCACGCCGCGCTGCCGGGCATTGCACTGTCGGGGTGGGCGCTTGGCTCGCTGCTCTCCGGAGCGGTGGTGGTGGAATCCATCTTTGCCCGCCCCGGCCTGGGCCGTACGTTGCTCTCCGCCGTGACGGCCCGCGACATCCCCTTGGTCACCGGCGTCGCCCTCGTTTCAGCCGCCGCTTATGTGGTGATCATGGCGTTCTCCGACCTTGCCGAACGCCTCGTCGACCCGCGGATCGGCACCCCGTGA
- a CDS encoding ABC transporter substrate-binding protein: protein MTLARPLANRLFPAATALAAALVLAGCTPGTTTSDSSDTAGTPVTGGTLVYASGDAEPSCLDPHVGGNYPQALVASQFLETLYTKDADGTLIPWLAEGSTVSDDGLTRTVKIRQGISFTDGTALDAEAVKANFEHLLDPATASSTGYLALGKIASMKAVDAATLELALKTPDNSLLESFSMPWVAIESPAALKRTQAENCAAPVGTGPFKVESWKKQDSVNLVRNAAYASPDPAAAHAGTAYLDAITWRFIPEAATRIAALQAGEVQVIDNAQPDAIAAAAKNSAIKHLDAPRPGASNRVELNSSKAPFNDAKVREAFIHAVNIDASIDSLFFGTAPRSYSPLSSVEPLAYSDESLFDYDPAKAGELLDAAGWKERDAEGYRVKDGTRLSLSFPVSTSQSIPAEQSIFEQMQATAKESGIEIKINLLDISSWYGELAKNDYNLVSAPYTKVGPSVLSILFHSDSTIPAPSGYFANLSQVKNPALDALLDKAGSTSDEAERKDLYTQAQKLVLEGHYLLPLYDQQNHFLYSEKLQNVGATSAVATPLFTDTWLAN, encoded by the coding sequence ATGACTCTCGCCCGCCCCTTGGCCAACAGACTATTTCCGGCCGCAACGGCCCTGGCCGCCGCCCTGGTTCTCGCCGGCTGCACCCCCGGCACAACGACGTCGGACTCCTCCGACACTGCCGGCACTCCTGTGACCGGGGGAACCTTGGTCTATGCCTCCGGCGACGCCGAACCCAGTTGCCTGGATCCGCACGTTGGCGGCAACTATCCGCAGGCGCTCGTTGCCTCGCAATTCCTGGAAACCCTGTACACCAAAGACGCGGACGGCACACTGATTCCTTGGCTGGCTGAGGGCTCCACCGTCTCCGACGACGGGCTGACCCGCACCGTGAAGATCCGCCAAGGGATCAGCTTCACGGACGGCACTGCCCTGGATGCCGAGGCGGTCAAGGCCAACTTTGAGCACCTGCTGGATCCGGCAACCGCTTCCTCCACGGGTTACCTGGCATTGGGCAAGATCGCCTCCATGAAGGCCGTGGATGCCGCCACGCTGGAACTGGCGCTGAAGACCCCGGACAACTCGCTGCTCGAGTCCTTCTCCATGCCCTGGGTGGCCATCGAATCCCCCGCGGCGCTCAAGCGGACGCAGGCGGAAAACTGTGCCGCTCCCGTGGGCACCGGCCCCTTCAAGGTCGAGTCCTGGAAGAAACAGGATTCGGTCAACCTGGTCCGCAACGCCGCTTACGCAAGCCCCGACCCGGCGGCCGCACACGCCGGCACCGCCTACCTGGATGCCATCACCTGGCGCTTCATCCCCGAGGCCGCAACGCGCATTGCGGCGCTGCAGGCCGGTGAGGTGCAGGTTATCGACAACGCCCAGCCGGACGCCATTGCGGCTGCCGCCAAGAACTCCGCCATCAAGCACCTGGACGCGCCACGCCCCGGCGCCTCAAACCGGGTTGAGCTGAACTCCTCCAAGGCGCCGTTCAACGACGCCAAGGTCCGCGAAGCCTTCATCCATGCCGTGAACATCGATGCCAGCATCGACTCCCTGTTCTTCGGCACGGCACCGCGCTCTTACTCGCCGCTGTCCAGTGTGGAGCCGCTGGCGTACTCCGACGAATCCCTCTTTGACTACGATCCGGCCAAGGCCGGCGAGCTGCTGGACGCGGCAGGCTGGAAGGAACGCGACGCGGAGGGTTACCGCGTCAAGGACGGCACCCGGCTCTCCCTCTCCTTCCCGGTGAGCACCAGCCAGTCGATCCCTGCCGAGCAGTCGATCTTCGAGCAGATGCAGGCCACTGCCAAGGAATCAGGCATCGAGATCAAGATCAATCTGTTGGACATCTCCAGCTGGTACGGGGAGCTGGCCAAGAACGATTACAACCTCGTGTCCGCCCCGTACACGAAGGTGGGCCCCAGTGTCCTGTCCATCCTCTTCCACTCCGATTCGACGATTCCCGCCCCGTCCGGTTATTTCGCCAACCTGTCCCAGGTCAAGAATCCGGCCCTTGACGCACTGCTCGACAAGGCCGGCTCGACCTCTGATGAGGCCGAGCGCAAGGACCTCTACACGCAGGCGCAGAAGCTGGTGCTCGAGGGCCACTACCTGCTGCCGCTCTACGACCAGCAGAACCACTTCCTGTACTCGGAGAAGCTGCAAAATGTGGGTGCCACCAGCGCCGTCGCAACCCCGCTGTTCACCGACACCTGGCTGGCCAACTAG
- a CDS encoding pyridoxal-phosphate dependent enzyme, giving the protein MLHSSGTLTPFVTPTVKLSRLFAPHAAHIYAKLDLLQLSGSTKERTARGLIEDLLDSGRLHTGGMIVESTSGNLGIALARQCVVRGLRFTAVVDENANPLALNLMRVYGATVELVATPADGNKLAARRRRVQDLLAEHPGSVTTNQYGSPANPRAHFASTMPEIMAGSGGDLDYLFIATSTTGTLLGCQQYIRAHGLDTKIVAVDSVGSVLFGGASGTRRLPGLGAGVLPELAAAAQPDLVFQIEEIEMVHGCRLLARREGILAGASTGAIVAAMGKLLPDLDSGARIAFMVHDTGVPYLPTVYDDDWVRATLGADPEPGFTADPVEVPHP; this is encoded by the coding sequence ATGTTGCACAGTTCGGGAACGCTCACTCCGTTTGTGACGCCGACGGTGAAGCTCAGCCGCCTCTTTGCACCACACGCGGCCCACATCTACGCCAAGCTGGATCTGCTCCAGCTCTCCGGCAGCACCAAGGAACGCACCGCCAGGGGGCTGATTGAGGATTTGCTTGATTCAGGCAGGCTTCACACCGGAGGCATGATCGTTGAATCGACCTCCGGTAATTTGGGCATTGCCCTGGCCCGGCAGTGTGTGGTGCGCGGCCTACGTTTCACGGCAGTTGTCGATGAGAACGCCAATCCGCTGGCCCTGAACCTCATGCGGGTGTACGGCGCGACGGTGGAGCTTGTGGCCACGCCCGCCGACGGCAACAAGCTCGCCGCACGCCGCCGCCGCGTCCAGGATCTGTTGGCGGAGCACCCCGGATCCGTGACCACCAACCAGTACGGGTCCCCGGCCAACCCGCGGGCGCACTTTGCATCCACCATGCCTGAAATCATGGCCGGTTCCGGCGGGGACCTGGATTATCTGTTCATTGCCACCAGCACCACCGGCACCCTTCTTGGCTGCCAGCAGTACATTCGGGCGCACGGCCTGGACACCAAAATAGTGGCCGTGGATTCCGTCGGTTCCGTTCTCTTTGGCGGAGCGTCCGGTACGCGCAGGCTTCCCGGACTCGGCGCGGGCGTGCTGCCGGAACTTGCCGCCGCGGCACAGCCCGACTTGGTGTTCCAGATCGAGGAAATCGAGATGGTGCACGGGTGCAGGTTGCTGGCGCGCCGTGAGGGCATTCTGGCCGGCGCCTCCACGGGGGCCATCGTCGCGGCCATGGGAAAGCTGCTGCCAGACCTTGATTCCGGGGCCCGTATCGCCTTCATGGTCCATGACACCGGCGTGCCGTACCTGCCGACCGTCTATGACGATGACTGGGTTCGCGCCACCCTGGGTGCGGATCCGGAACCGGGCTTCACCGCTGATCCGGTTGAAGTCCCGCACCCGTGA